Proteins from one Mycobacterium sp. EPa45 genomic window:
- a CDS encoding GAP family protein: MTTGLGSELTELIPLALVITLSPLTIIPGILMLHTPSPRPTSLAFLTGWVLGIGGLTAVFVLVSNALGGLNRQPTWAPYVRIVIGAALIVFGLYRWFTRNRSEHTPKWLTSMTSIGPPRAFVTAVVLVVINPKVLFMCAAAGLAIGSAGLGTTGAWTADAVFTAVAASSVALPVLAYLVAGERLDEPLTKLKDWMEAQHATLVAVILVVIGVMVLYKGIHGL, translated from the coding sequence GTGACGACCGGTCTGGGTTCGGAACTGACCGAACTGATCCCCCTTGCGCTGGTCATCACGTTGTCGCCGCTGACGATCATCCCCGGCATCCTGATGCTGCACACCCCCTCACCCCGACCCACCAGCCTGGCGTTTCTGACTGGTTGGGTGCTGGGCATCGGCGGTCTGACCGCGGTCTTCGTGCTGGTGTCCAACGCCCTCGGCGGACTCAACCGGCAACCGACATGGGCGCCCTATGTGCGCATCGTGATCGGGGCGGCGCTGATCGTGTTCGGGCTCTACCGGTGGTTCACCCGCAACCGCTCGGAGCACACACCCAAGTGGCTGACGTCGATGACGAGCATCGGCCCGCCACGCGCCTTCGTGACCGCGGTCGTGCTGGTGGTCATCAACCCCAAGGTCCTGTTCATGTGTGCCGCAGCAGGTTTGGCGATCGGCTCGGCGGGGCTGGGGACCACCGGGGCCTGGACGGCCGACGCGGTGTTCACAGCGGTCGCCGCGTCCTCGGTAGCGCTACCGGTGCTGGCCTACCTGGTGGCCGGTGAGCGGCTCGACGAACCGCTGACCAAACTCAAGGACTGGATGGAGGCCCAGCACGCGACGCTGGTGGCCGTGATCCTGGTCGTCATCGGCGTCATGGTGCTGTACAAGGGCATTCACGGCCTGTAG
- a CDS encoding FAD-binding oxidoreductase, with protein sequence MGLEDRESLAVLRAAFENSGDPQAASDKLLHGFYTRWFALDTEVRDLFPPELAPQRAAFGQAMHWVFGEFVAQRAQAPVAFLAQLGRDHRKYGVTQRHYDSMRHAWYSAMRSHLIDSWTPAVDDAATQAINLITGIMAGAADAEDGPAWWDGTVLEHHRVSRDLAVVRLHLDRPMPYHPGQYVNVQVPQWPRRWRFLSPAMPPDPDGFIEFHVRSVVGGMVSNSIVAETRPGDRWRLSSPHGAMEVDRDGGDVLMVAGSTGLAPLRALIMDLCRFGENPRVHLFFGARYPCELYDLRTLWEIAASSPWLSVSPVSEYSSNPPWATDYPDVQPPRGLHVRQTGRLPEVVTKYGGWGDRQILICGGPAMVRATRDALLAKGAPAERIQHDPLG encoded by the coding sequence GTGGGTCTGGAGGATCGTGAATCGCTTGCGGTGCTGCGGGCTGCGTTCGAGAACTCCGGGGATCCGCAGGCCGCATCCGACAAGCTGCTCCACGGGTTCTACACCCGGTGGTTCGCCCTCGATACCGAAGTGCGGGACCTGTTCCCGCCCGAGCTCGCGCCACAGCGGGCCGCGTTCGGTCAGGCCATGCACTGGGTGTTCGGCGAATTCGTCGCGCAGCGCGCTCAGGCCCCGGTGGCCTTCCTCGCCCAGCTCGGCCGCGATCACCGCAAATACGGTGTCACACAACGGCATTACGACAGCATGCGGCACGCGTGGTACTCGGCGATGCGCAGCCATCTGATCGACAGCTGGACACCCGCCGTCGACGACGCCGCCACCCAAGCCATCAATCTGATCACCGGCATCATGGCCGGCGCGGCCGATGCCGAAGACGGCCCCGCGTGGTGGGACGGCACAGTCCTCGAACACCACCGGGTGTCACGCGACCTCGCCGTCGTTCGCCTGCACCTGGACCGGCCGATGCCGTACCACCCGGGGCAGTACGTCAACGTGCAGGTCCCGCAGTGGCCGCGCCGCTGGCGGTTCCTGTCCCCCGCCATGCCGCCCGACCCGGACGGCTTCATCGAGTTCCACGTCCGCTCGGTAGTCGGCGGCATGGTCAGCAATTCGATCGTCGCCGAGACCCGGCCGGGCGATCGCTGGCGGCTGTCCAGTCCGCACGGCGCAATGGAGGTGGACCGCGACGGCGGTGACGTGCTGATGGTGGCGGGCAGCACCGGACTGGCCCCGCTGCGCGCGCTGATCATGGACCTGTGCCGATTCGGCGAGAACCCGCGGGTGCACCTTTTCTTCGGCGCTCGCTACCCCTGCGAGCTGTACGACCTGCGAACGTTGTGGGAGATCGCTGCCTCCAGCCCGTGGCTGTCGGTGTCGCCGGTCTCGGAGTATTCCAGCAACCCGCCGTGGGCCACCGACTATCCCGACGTTCAGCCGCCGCGAGGCCTGCATGTGCGCCAGACGGGGCGGCTGCCCGAGGTGGTGACGAAGTACGGCGGCTGGGGCGATCGGCAAATTCTCATCTGTGGCGGTCCGGCCATGGTCCGCGCCACCCGCGACGCGTTGCTCGCCAAAGGCGCACCGGCCGAGCGCATCCAGCACGACCCGCTGGGCTGA
- a CDS encoding aldose 1-epimerase, which translates to MAELPSVVLRDPSSPLTATYVPSAGMVCTSLSDDGVELLGQRRGLQAYLSDGKTLGIPILYPWANRLSANGYELDGGAVTLTPGKGGVRTDPHGLPIHGVLAAYPGWLVTEQSQNRLIADLDYGSRPALLASFPFPHVVTLEIALADRALTVETTVTATTSAGVPLCYGFHPYLTIPGVPRSEWTLETPPLHHLPVDDRGIPTGEVVDWPAYSEKLGDKTFDDGYDAVPPGGVFALAGGDRRIEVVFDHGFPAAQIFAPGNDDVVGLEPMAAPTDALSAGRYSTAVPGRPAVSVFTIRVS; encoded by the coding sequence ATGGCCGAGCTGCCGTCCGTCGTTCTGCGTGATCCGTCGTCACCGTTGACGGCGACCTATGTGCCCTCGGCGGGCATGGTCTGCACCTCCCTGTCCGATGACGGCGTGGAGCTACTGGGCCAGCGTCGAGGACTGCAGGCCTATCTGAGCGACGGTAAGACGCTGGGCATCCCGATACTGTACCCGTGGGCAAATCGGTTGAGCGCCAACGGGTATGAGCTCGACGGTGGCGCAGTGACGTTGACGCCCGGGAAGGGCGGTGTCCGCACCGACCCGCACGGCCTGCCGATCCACGGCGTACTTGCGGCCTACCCGGGCTGGCTGGTCACCGAGCAATCGCAGAACCGGCTGATCGCCGACCTGGACTACGGCAGCCGGCCGGCCTTGTTGGCCAGCTTTCCGTTCCCGCATGTGGTCACCCTCGAGATCGCGCTGGCCGACCGCGCGCTGACGGTGGAGACCACGGTTACGGCCACCACCTCCGCGGGGGTGCCGCTCTGTTACGGCTTCCACCCCTACCTGACCATTCCGGGGGTCCCGCGCTCAGAGTGGACGCTGGAAACGCCGCCGCTGCACCATCTGCCGGTGGACGACCGGGGCATCCCGACCGGTGAGGTAGTGGATTGGCCGGCCTACTCGGAGAAGCTGGGCGACAAGACATTTGACGACGGGTACGACGCGGTGCCGCCGGGCGGGGTGTTCGCACTCGCCGGCGGCGACCGTCGCATCGAGGTGGTCTTCGACCACGGATTCCCGGCCGCGCAGATCTTCGCGCCGGGCAATGACGACGTCGTGGGTCTGGAGCCGATGGCCGCGCCGACCGATGCGCTGAGTGCGGGTCGCTACAGCACCGCGGTGCCCGGGCGGCCCGCCGTCTCGGTGTTCACCATCCGCGTCAGCTAG